In Mycolicibacterium mucogenicum DSM 44124, the following are encoded in one genomic region:
- the rpmH gene encoding 50S ribosomal protein L34: protein MAKGKRTFQPNNRRRARVHGFRLRMRTRAGRAIVSARRGKGRRSLTA from the coding sequence GTGGCCAAGGGCAAGCGGACTTTCCAGCCGAACAACCGCCGTCGGGCTCGTGTGCACGGCTTCCGTCTGCGCATGCGGACCCGTGCCGGCCGCGCCATCGTGTCGGCACGTCGCGGCAAGGGCCGTCGCTCTCTCACTGC